The Phytohabitans houttuyneae genome has a segment encoding these proteins:
- a CDS encoding sugar phosphate isomerase/epimerase family protein, translated as MNDNHGLSRRRFLGATAGAAAGAAALGIAGWPGAASAANGVLVPPGKRGIILYTVRDAISRDPLTTPQPSGFRRVLEELARLGYKQIEFAGYNQHANSEGGASLGNPAGAALLRGWLDDNGLEAEGNHASIPSTLNDTTLGQFDLACELAAILGLGHIGTGSDPTNSNFKADWDAAAERWNILGERAMTKFGLKLYTHNHDAAYNFLLDSGPLDPLGRPTRSSGVRKLEYFLTQTNPDYVFLEMDIYWAHVAQHRFISYTNPDGVATPDTFDPLALVQAQPIRFPLFHAKDGARTADAPGVGSGYVMVPLGTGNIDYGTFFANMGAKGYHNPMYEQDNAPSYTGGGSLGAAAVSYENMASLRG; from the coding sequence ATGAACGACAACCACGGGTTGAGCCGGCGCCGGTTCCTCGGTGCCACGGCCGGCGCGGCCGCCGGCGCCGCGGCGCTGGGCATCGCCGGCTGGCCGGGCGCGGCCTCGGCCGCCAACGGGGTGCTGGTGCCGCCCGGCAAGCGGGGCATCATCCTGTACACCGTCCGCGACGCGATCAGCCGCGACCCGCTGACCACCCCGCAGCCCTCCGGCTTCCGCCGGGTGCTGGAGGAGCTGGCCCGCCTCGGCTACAAGCAGATCGAGTTCGCCGGGTACAACCAGCACGCCAACTCCGAGGGCGGCGCGAGCCTCGGCAACCCGGCCGGCGCGGCGCTGCTGCGCGGGTGGCTGGACGACAACGGGCTGGAGGCCGAGGGCAACCACGCCTCCATCCCGTCGACGCTCAACGACACCACGCTCGGCCAGTTCGACCTGGCCTGCGAGCTCGCGGCGATCCTCGGCCTCGGGCACATCGGCACCGGCAGCGACCCGACCAACAGCAACTTCAAGGCCGACTGGGACGCCGCCGCGGAGCGGTGGAACATCCTCGGCGAGCGGGCGATGACCAAGTTCGGGCTCAAGCTGTACACGCACAACCACGACGCGGCGTACAACTTCCTGCTCGACAGCGGACCGCTCGACCCGCTCGGCCGCCCCACCCGGTCCTCCGGCGTCCGCAAGCTGGAGTACTTCCTGACCCAGACCAACCCCGACTACGTCTTCCTGGAGATGGACATCTACTGGGCGCACGTGGCCCAGCACCGGTTCATCAGCTACACCAACCCGGACGGCGTGGCGACGCCGGACACCTTCGACCCGCTCGCGCTCGTACAGGCCCAGCCGATCCGCTTCCCGCTCTTCCACGCCAAGGACGGCGCGCGCACCGCCGACGCGCCCGGCGTGGGGTCGGGGTACGTGATGGTCCCGCTCGGCACCGGCAACATCGACTACGGCACGTTCTTCGCGAACATGGGCGCGAAGGGCTACCACAACCCGATGTACGAGCAGGACAACGCGCCGTCCTACACCGGCGGCGGCTCCCTGGGCGCGGCCGCGGTCAGCTACGAGAACATGGCCAGCCTGCGCGGCTGA
- a CDS encoding DUF5990 family protein, with amino-acid sequence MRIRIEGHDLPGRGGGAEASTLRRGNVHVGVQRKAEVVDRFPVDAETVTWEFEVASREVDDLLDVGGPYVHGRPGARFLYLCWGAVSGDEFAMFRRIKLIFGDVPTQVLRAAHDGAGTLVGRLGLADGKGEPRAARVRPPDIVWTVSDDVL; translated from the coding sequence GTGCGCATCCGGATCGAGGGCCACGACCTGCCGGGCCGAGGCGGCGGGGCCGAGGCGTCGACGCTGCGGCGCGGCAACGTGCACGTGGGCGTACAGCGCAAGGCGGAGGTCGTCGACCGCTTCCCCGTCGACGCGGAGACGGTGACGTGGGAGTTCGAGGTCGCCAGCCGCGAGGTCGACGATCTGCTGGACGTCGGCGGGCCGTACGTGCACGGCCGCCCCGGTGCGCGATTCCTCTACCTGTGCTGGGGCGCGGTCAGCGGTGACGAGTTCGCCATGTTCAGGCGGATCAAGCTCATATTCGGCGACGTGCCGACCCAGGTGCTCCGTGCGGCGCACGACGGCGCCGGGACGCTCGTCGGCCGGCTCGGGTTGGCCGACGGCAAGGGCGAGCCGCGGGCCGCGCGGGTGCGTCCGCCCGACATCGTGTGGACGGTTTCTGACGACGTCCTCTGA
- a CDS encoding ATP-binding protein, giving the protein MPVRAGNGLSSWRVRIGWGLLSWAVLIVCVALPVWAVTSGDLNEAAGWANVLALPITGLGLVLVFADQRRAGAAPAGAAAAVPRQLPLDVDGFTGRDAELAALDAVAGTRARGRGAGVPLVVLCGTAGVGKSALAVHWAHRVADRFPDGHLFVNLRGFDPSGAALEPGEALRGFLDALAVPPERIPVGLDAQAALYRSLLADRRMLVLLDNARSVEQVRPLLPGTARCLVVVTSRSQMGGLAAAGAHPVTVDLLTEGDARRLLALRCGTGRAAAEPEALQALVDLCARLPLALAVVAARAATHPAFPLAELAAELSGLPHRLDAFSGGDPTTDLRALFDWSSRTLSPPAERLFRSLGLHPGPEISAAAAASLAAIPRREARSALAELTRAHLLVEHRPGRYGFHDLLRSYAAERARDVERAAVTRRMLDHYLHSAHAAARLLNPVRVPIALDPPCAGVAPESPEGHRRALEWFAAEHPVLLALVQQALAGGLDAYTWRLAWTMWTFLEWQGHWHDLAATQSAALRAADRLADPATQAWAHRLLGRAYTHLRRYDDAAGQLAQALAGYEAGRDTAGQAHTHVYLAQLAGQREDHDTAIVHASRALALFPEAEDDSGKADALNVLGTSHARLGQYDEALAACQRALTVFQRLDNRYGEAYTWEGLGYAHHRRGGHDEALSCYGHALRLFQELGDRHREAIVLARLGDTHHATGEHAAAGQAWEAAAALLRDIDPAEAARLRER; this is encoded by the coding sequence ATGCCGGTGCGCGCGGGGAACGGACTGTCCTCATGGCGTGTCCGCATCGGCTGGGGCCTGCTGAGCTGGGCCGTGTTGATCGTCTGCGTCGCGCTGCCGGTGTGGGCGGTGACGTCGGGCGACCTCAACGAGGCCGCCGGCTGGGCAAACGTGCTCGCGTTGCCGATCACCGGCCTCGGCCTCGTCCTGGTCTTCGCCGACCAGCGGCGGGCGGGCGCGGCTCCGGCGGGGGCGGCGGCGGCCGTACCGCGGCAGCTGCCGCTGGACGTGGACGGGTTCACCGGCCGCGACGCCGAGCTGGCCGCGCTGGACGCGGTCGCCGGGACGCGTGCGCGGGGCCGCGGTGCGGGCGTACCCCTCGTGGTGCTCTGCGGCACCGCCGGCGTCGGCAAGTCCGCGCTGGCCGTGCACTGGGCGCACCGGGTCGCGGACCGGTTTCCGGACGGCCACCTCTTCGTCAACCTGCGCGGCTTCGACCCCTCCGGCGCGGCGCTGGAGCCCGGTGAGGCGCTGCGCGGGTTCCTCGACGCGCTCGCGGTGCCGCCGGAGCGCATCCCGGTGGGGCTTGACGCGCAGGCCGCCCTGTACCGCAGCCTGCTCGCCGACCGGCGGATGCTGGTGCTGCTCGACAACGCCCGCAGCGTCGAGCAGGTCCGCCCGCTGCTGCCCGGCACCGCCCGCTGCCTGGTGGTGGTGACCAGCCGCAGCCAGATGGGCGGATTGGCGGCCGCGGGCGCGCACCCGGTGACGGTCGACCTGCTCACCGAGGGCGACGCGCGGCGGCTGCTGGCCCTCCGGTGCGGTACCGGGCGCGCCGCCGCCGAACCCGAAGCCCTCCAGGCGCTGGTCGACCTCTGCGCCCGCCTCCCGCTGGCCCTCGCCGTCGTCGCGGCACGTGCCGCGACGCACCCCGCCTTCCCGCTGGCGGAGCTGGCGGCCGAGCTGTCCGGGCTGCCGCACCGGCTGGACGCGTTCTCCGGCGGCGACCCGACGACCGACCTGCGCGCGCTGTTCGACTGGTCCAGCCGCACGCTCAGCCCACCGGCCGAGCGGCTCTTCCGGAGCCTGGGCCTGCACCCGGGCCCGGAGATCTCGGCCGCCGCCGCGGCCAGCCTCGCCGCGATCCCCCGGCGGGAGGCCCGGTCCGCGCTGGCCGAGCTGACCCGCGCCCACCTGCTCGTCGAGCACCGCCCCGGCCGGTACGGCTTTCACGACCTGCTCCGCTCCTACGCCGCCGAGCGGGCCCGCGACGTCGAACGGGCCGCCGTCACCCGCCGCATGCTCGACCACTACCTGCACTCCGCACACGCGGCGGCGCGCCTGCTCAACCCGGTACGCGTCCCCATCGCGCTCGACCCGCCGTGCGCGGGCGTGGCACCGGAGTCGCCGGAGGGGCACCGGCGGGCGCTGGAGTGGTTCGCCGCCGAGCATCCGGTCCTGCTCGCGCTGGTGCAGCAGGCGCTGGCGGGCGGCCTCGACGCGTACACGTGGCGGCTCGCGTGGACAATGTGGACGTTCCTGGAGTGGCAGGGCCACTGGCACGACCTCGCCGCGACCCAGTCCGCCGCGCTGCGGGCCGCGGACCGCCTGGCCGACCCGGCCACACAGGCGTGGGCGCACCGCCTGCTCGGCCGGGCCTACACCCACCTGCGCCGGTACGACGACGCGGCGGGCCAGCTCGCACAGGCCCTCGCCGGCTACGAGGCCGGGCGGGACACGGCCGGGCAGGCGCACACCCACGTGTACCTCGCCCAGCTCGCCGGCCAGCGCGAGGACCACGACACGGCGATCGTGCACGCGTCGCGGGCCCTGGCGCTGTTTCCGGAGGCCGAGGACGACAGCGGCAAGGCCGACGCGCTGAACGTGCTGGGCACCTCACACGCCCGGCTCGGCCAGTACGACGAGGCACTGGCCGCCTGCCAGCGCGCGCTGACGGTCTTTCAGCGCCTCGACAACCGGTACGGCGAGGCGTACACGTGGGAGGGCCTCGGCTACGCCCACCACCGCCGCGGCGGGCACGACGAGGCGCTGTCCTGTTACGGGCACGCGCTGCGGCTGTTTCAGGAGCTGGGCGACCGGCACCGCGAGGCGATCGTGCTGGCCCGCCTCGGCGACACCCACCACGCCACCGGGGAGCACGCCGCCGCCGGGCAGGCGTGGGAGGCGGCGGCGGCCCTGCTGCGCGACATCGACCCGGCCGAGGCCGCGAGGCTGCGCGAACGGTGA